One segment of Solanum stenotomum isolate F172 chromosome 1, ASM1918654v1, whole genome shotgun sequence DNA contains the following:
- the LOC125851822 gene encoding F-box protein CPR1-like yields the protein MKMYPEDVMMYILTRIQVKSLLRLKCVSKTWCALINSSTFIHFHLNRTTTTKDELILFKRSFKEEPNKYQSTMSFLSDVDEQIDHEPIFPDLDVPYLTTTFACMFHRLLGPCNGLIVLTDSEFMVLFNPTTRNYRLLEPYTYICPFGFYQDNSGVGFGFDWIVNNYKVISVSEIIGDPPFYDFHFRKWKVDVYDLITDSWRDLDNINQQMPKMHWYACSEVFYKGAIHWIASDDAIFVVLCFDLSSEIFRSILMPDCCDYFDGKCYGLVLLNESLTLVCYPDPGNDPQPGKESTDVWLMKEYGINKTWVKKYSIRAHPIESPLVIWRDHVLFLQSQCGVLISGDLHSEEVKEYNYLQGFPRSLRIAVYKESLTPIPKRSDLG from the coding sequence ATGAAAATGTATCCTGAAGATGTAATGATGTATATACTTACAAGGATTCAAGTGAAATCTCTTTTACGACTCAAATGTGTCTCAAAAACATGGTGTGCTCTCATAAACTCATCAACTTTTATTCATTTTCATCTCAATCGAACCACAACTACCAAAGATGAACTCATTCTATTCAAGCGATCCTTCAAAGAAGAACCCAACAAATATCAAAGTACCATGTCTTTTCTCTCTGATGTTGATGAACAAATTGATCATGAGCCTATTTTTCCAGATCTAGATGTACCATATCTCACCACAACTTTTGCTTGTATGTTCCATAGACTATTAGGTCCTTGCAATGGTTTGATTGTTTTGACCGATTCGGAATTCATGGTTCTATTTAACCCAACAACTAGAAATTATAGGCTACTTGAACCATACACTTACATTTGTCCATTCGGTTTCTATCAGGACAATTCGGGGGTCGGGTTTGGTTTTGACTGGATTGTGAATAATTATAAGGTTATTAGTGTTTCAGAAATTATTGGTGATCCTCCTTTCTATGATTTTCATTTTAGAAAGTGGAAAGTCGATGTTTATGATTTGATTACTGATTCTTGGAGAGATCTAGATAATATTAATCAACAGATGCCAAAGATGCATTGGTATGCTTGTTCCGAGGTGTTTTACAAGGGAGCCATTCATTGGATTGCAAGTGACGATGCAATATTTGTAGTTCTTTGTTTTGACTTGAGTAGTGAGATTTTCCGCAGTATACTGATGCCTGATTGTTGTGATTACTTCGATGGGAAGTGTTACGGCCTTGTACTCTTAAATGAGTCTCTAACATTGGTTTGTTATCCTGATCCTGGGAATGATCCTCAACCAGGAAAAGAATCAACAGACGTTTGGTTAATGAAAGAGTACGGTATAAATAAAACATGGGTTAAGAAATATTCAATTAGAGCTCATCCAATTGAATCCCCATTAGTAATTTGGAGGGATCATGTGTTGTTTCTTCAAAGTCAATGTGGAGTTTTGATTTCAGGTGATCTTCATTCTGAAGAAGTGAAGGAATATAACTATTTACAGGGTTTTCCTAGAAGTTTGAGAATTGCAGTTTACAAAGAGAGCTTGACACCAATTCCAAAACGAAGCGACCTTGGGTAA